From the Desulfovulcanus ferrireducens genome, the window TGCCACCATACAACAAAAGTTTAGTCTGTTCTATCCAGGAAGCATTGCGTATCGGAGCAGATGCCGTGTCTGTACATATCAATATTGGCAATGACCTGGAAGACAGGATGCTTTCCGATCTGGGAATGGTAGTAGATGAGGCCCATCAACTGGGCGTTCCGGTCCTGGCCACGGTCTTTGCCCGGGGCGGACAGATAGTTAATGAACTCGACCCAGCATTGGTAGCCCATTGTATTCGGCTTGGCGCAGAGTTAGGAGCGGATTTGGTCAAGGTCCCATTTCCTGGCGCCAAAGACAATTTTACCAAAGCGATTGCGGCCTGTCCCGTGCCCGTGCTTATTGCCGGAGGTCCGCGCCAGCCCAAGTTTGAGGCATTTGTAGACATGATTAAACAGGCAATGGACATCGGGGTCAAAGGTGTAAGTATTGGCCGAAATATTTTCCAGCACCCAGAACCTATTAAAGCCTTGGAGATAATCGCCGAAGTAGTCTCGCGCTACGGGCGGGATTGAGTCCACTATTGAATTTGTTGGGACAGCTGATGGTAGAGCTGCACTTCGTCCATCAGCTATTATCTATCACCCATAGACCATTAACCAAAATTGAATTGGAAGATTTGCCCATGCAAGACTTTTTTCAAGTAATTTCAGTTAAAGAGTTCATAAGTAAGCTAAAGGATTTTTCTCCTGTAGGCACAGTAGAGCTTCCCCTAACTCAAGCCTTTGGCCGTGTTTTGGCCCAGGACATTGTGGCCAGGGAAGATCTACCTCTGGTTCACCGGTCCTGTATGGATGGCTATGCCCTCATGGCTAAAGACAGTTTTGGGGCTAGCGAGTCAAATCCCGCTTATCTTGAAGTAGTCGGCGAAGTGGAAATTGAAAAGATTCCCGACTTTACATTGGGACCGGGGCAGTGTGCGCGTATTGTCACGGGAGGAACATTGCCCGACGGGGCCGATAGCGTGATTATGATTGAACATACCCAAGACTTGGGCGCCGGGACCATAGAAATACGCAAGTCTGTTGCCCCGCATGAAAATGTCATGCTTAAGGGCGAAGACTTTCAGGTCCATGACCTGGCCTTGAGCAGCGGAACATGCATCGATTTCAAACAGGTTGGTATCCTGGCCGCACTAGGCGTAGCCAGTGTCCGGGTATATCAAAGGGTCAAGGTGGGGATAATTTCCACAGGAGATGAGCTCGTGCCTGTCCATAAGGTGCCGGAACCGGGTCAGGTCCGCGATGTGAATAGCTATACTCTTGCCCAGCTAGTAGATAAAGCTGGCGGAGAATTTAAACTTTACGGAATTGTCCAGGATGAGCTTCAGGATATTACCTCAGCATTAGAAACCGCCACACAGGAAAATGACGTGGTTCTTATCTCGGGTGGAAGTTCCATTGGCACCAGGGATCTAACTGTTCAGGCACTGGAGAGTATTAAGGGCGTGGAAATTTT encodes:
- a CDS encoding molybdopterin molybdotransferase MoeA, whose translation is MVELHFVHQLLSITHRPLTKIELEDLPMQDFFQVISVKEFISKLKDFSPVGTVELPLTQAFGRVLAQDIVAREDLPLVHRSCMDGYALMAKDSFGASESNPAYLEVVGEVEIEKIPDFTLGPGQCARIVTGGTLPDGADSVIMIEHTQDLGAGTIEIRKSVAPHENVMLKGEDFQVHDLALSSGTCIDFKQVGILAALGVASVRVYQRVKVGIISTGDELVPVHKVPEPGQVRDVNSYTLAQLVDKAGGEFKLYGIVQDELQDITSALETATQENDVVLISGGSSIGTRDLTVQALESIKGVEILAHGVAISPGKPTILARKENKAIWGLPGQVASAQVVMLVLTLPFMRHLAGQKNAFAAEDRVHVQAELARNIASKYGREDYVRVKLDNTDGKLKAIPILGKSGLLKTIVQADGLLKIPDNLEGLEKGTEVLVWKI
- a CDS encoding class I fructose-bisphosphate aldolase is translated as MEGCKRRVRRLFSDQSGKTILLPLDYGVTEGLIPGLEDLKTLLKELTPELVQGVILHKGFAREFGHFIDARQNLIVHLSAGTKHGLPPYNKSLVCSIQEALRIGADAVSVHINIGNDLEDRMLSDLGMVVDEAHQLGVPVLATVFARGGQIVNELDPALVAHCIRLGAELGADLVKVPFPGAKDNFTKAIAACPVPVLIAGGPRQPKFEAFVDMIKQAMDIGVKGVSIGRNIFQHPEPIKALEIIAEVVSRYGRD